Part of the Candidatus Eisenbacteria bacterium genome is shown below.
AGGGCCTCCATTTGATCCGATTTCGCTCGCCGAAATCCTGGGCCATGAAGTCGCCGCGAATACCGACATTCGCGACGCTCGAACGGTGCCCGCCGCTCGCGGCAGAGTTAGGATCGAGTTCAATCCGAGCCGGCCTCGTGGTCGAATGCGTTACTCGATTGCGCACGAGATCGCCCATACGCTATTCCCTGATGTAGGGGAACGAATCAGGAATCGCGCTGCACACGCCGAGCTCCAAGGCGATGACTGGCAGCTTGAGGCCCTATGCAACATCGCTGCGGCAGAACTGCTCATGCCTTACGGTGCTCTAGCCATGCAGCGCCCGCAGGACTTGACTGCTCATGCGATTCTCGAGCTTCGCAAGCGCTTTGATGTGTCCACTGAAGCCCTTGTTATTCGTCTTGCTGAAACGAGCGAGGGGCGTGTCGCCGCGTTCTGCGCTTCTCCAACCTCTACCGCAGTCGAGGGAGTTAAGTACCGCCTTGACTACGTAATCGGGTCAAACGGCTGGCGGCCAGGCGGACGAAGCACTCGGTTACCGGACGACTCGGCGATCCGTGAGTGCACGGCGATTGGCTACTCTGCACGTGGCTTGGAGACGTGGTGGGAAGACTTGGGCAAGATGCAAGTCGAAGCAATAGGCATTCCGCCATATCCAGGGAGCGGGTTGCCGAGAGTCGTTGGATTGTTGAGGGTGTCCGATCGCACTCACTCGCATCCCGCGATCAAGTACGTTCACGGCAACGCGACGGATCCACGCGGCAGTGGTCTTCGGATGGTTGTGCAAGTCGTCAACGATAAGACTGCGAACTGGGGTGGTGGAGGCTTCGCAAGTGCGGTGCGAAGGGCCTGGCCAGTAGTTCAGCGGGACTTCAAGGAATGGGCTGAAGGTCAGCGCTCGGCATTCAAGCTGGGAGCTGTTCGCCTGACTGAAGCGGACGACCGGACGCTTGTCGCCAGCATTGTGGCGCAGCATGGCTACGGTCCCTCGCCAAGACCGCGTGTGCGCTACACAGAGCTTCGGGAGGGATTACGCCAAGTGGCCCGCCTCGCGATCGATCGTGGAGCGACGATCCATTTACCCCGCATCGGAACGGGACAAGCTGGCGGGAGTTGGAACGTCGTCCGCGACTTGGTCGTCGAGACGCTAATCTCCGCGGGACTTCACGTAACGGTCTACGATTTGCCCGGATCATCG
Proteins encoded:
- a CDS encoding ImmA/IrrE family metallo-endopeptidase, yielding MTNASAGKDRGSGRWTNRSVKALAQDRDPVQLIIALARQTAIEALDKGWIGPPFDPISLAEILGHEVAANTDIRDARTVPAARGRVRIEFNPSRPRGRMRYSIAHEIAHTLFPDVGERIRNRAAHAELQGDDWQLEALCNIAAAELLMPYGALAMQRPQDLTAHAILELRKRFDVSTEALVIRLAETSEGRVAAFCASPTSTAVEGVKYRLDYVIGSNGWRPGGRSTRLPDDSAIRECTAIGYSARGLETWWEDLGKMQVEAIGIPPYPGSGLPRVVGLLRVSDRTHSHPAIKYVHGNATDPRGSGLRMVVQVVNDKTANWGGGGFASAVRRAWPVVQRDFKEWAEGQRSAFKLGAVRLTEADDRTLVASIVAQHGYGPSPRPRVRYTELREGLRQVARLAIDRGATIHLPRIGTGQAGGSWNVVRDLVVETLISAGLHVTVYDLPGSSAPAEPQLGLSLSQTEDA